AATACCATGAACTTCAGTTTGTATTATGTAAAAGGAACCCAAAACTTTATTTTCAGACACACAGTCAGTATATAGATTGAAAACTATCAAATAGTACTAGTTCTGTAAGTGATCCTTCTCAACTGCTGTTTCCATAGCCAATGTACTGGGCCAAACCCAACAAATTCCACTGGAATCCACACCCCTTTATTCAAATGCAGCCATAAAAACTGTTGCCTCTAAGTGAATTTCCCTGTGCATTTACTTATTTCTTCATGGAGAAATTGGTGTGACATTTGCTGTGTTGGCCTTGGCACACAGGTTTCTTTTGAACTGACACCAAATTCTTCACACCAAAACAGAGTCAGGGGCAGCATCCTCATCCCCCTCCCCAAAGTAACTTTCTTAAAATGTGCAATGGCATTTATTTGTAAGCTATCTGCCATGAGCAAAGCTAGTCTAGATAATGCTGTCTTCATTATTGAAATAAGGTTAGTGTGGCTAAATATTCAATTCTCTGTTAAGTGTATCATTTTTCATTTATCAGATATGCTAACAAAAACATTCAGGGCAACGTGGCTGAGAAGAAAAGCAGACCCTGTCTTTCAAATGGGAATTTTCCAGACAGCCACATTTTGGAGATTGAAAATACAAAGCATTTATTAACCCATTGATGCACAGGCCAGTCTTTTCTAGAGAGAAGATATGCACACTGTGCAAGTTTCTGACGGGGGTTCACAGCATACTGGGATGTCATACAATTTCCATGTTAGATGGTTTAGGTgcacttttttttccatcttcttAAGTGTGATTTAGTTCCATGTACTTACTGCTGGTGATTAAGTATGGACTATTTCTTCAATATCCTAGGTGCCATCATTGGTGTCACTTTTTGACAACTGTGTAAACAGAGATATTCTGGTTCGTGCCCTGGCATTTGCAGCCAACTTGAAAAAGAACATGAAGGATGAAGAAGGCACCAAGATTGAGGAATACAGTGAAGACTCAATTTTCTTCACACTCTGCAGGGACTCTGCCCCATTTGCCCAGAGACTGGCATCTTTGCTGCATCACCCTGACACAGAAGTGAAAGAACAAGTTGTGAGAATTTTAACACAATAGTGCTGTTTTCTTATACAGACTGACCTGATGAAAATATCTAATCTTGGCAATGCTAGGCTAAGAAAGCCTGCAACAAGTAAACAGTACAACAatgatggagaaaaaaaaagccctaaatACGATCAGATATTTTTTACAAGCAAGAGAAAAGCAACAGCTTAATTATTACTGATAAACCACTGCACAGTTGCTACATTCATGCAATGGAGGCAAACAGtttaaaacatgaaaacatttatatgtaaaatgaacattttaaatGGATGAGTGAAGTGAATGAAAGTATCCCTTGCAATGTcaaagaccttttttttttactttaagtATTTACAGCTGTTGAATAAATACCTCATTGCAATTGTGCATTAAAGATTTAGTAATTGGAGATTAggcatttatattttattagtCTACCTATGAAAATGGTACAGCTGAATCTtacaaaataatattaaataaaaacaataccAAACTATAATTGGCTTCCTACAGAATCAGTATCTTCAATGAAAGCTGCATACTAAAGTCACCAAACCTAGGTTTTTTCATTGTACCTGTATGGAATTTATTCTTAAACTCCATTTTTGCATGCTTAGTATATCCACTCCATTTAGCCAAACTGCAGTGCAATTAACTACAACTGTGAAAGGTTTCTACACTTGAAGAAAATTTGAAAGGATTTTATATTACTTTAAAATTGTCACTTTAGGGAAAGCAgacatttttaaagtattttattaGGAGTCAAGGATTATCTGCAACTGTAATTCAGTATTCtcattcttatttttaaaaagtctacAGGACCAGTATCATACACATTTTTACAAAAGCTTCCATTTTTGTAGCAGTCCTTGGGCTTCCTTTCCTTGGATAGctttactccttttttttttctgcatctgGAGCATCACTGGAATGAGTGCTTCTGCAGAATGGGCCCCCATAAAGTTTTAGTCATCCACCCAGCATTACTTCAAAATGAAGTGGAATCCATACAAACATCACTGTAAAAGAACCTGAACAAAAACATACTGGAAAATACTTCTAAAACCAAACTACCAAAAAACTTCCACTACAGAGAAACTAAAAAAGGTGTCAGATGTAAAGGCTAGGAAAGTTTTCCACTTTGTTCCATTTTTAAGAGACCTGTATCACCTAAACTGTTACCAAGTGCTTCATCTTTCTCATTTAGCATACTCACTGCTCTTAGAAAACATTACTATCTTCTCTTTCTGTACTACAATAGATGCTTTTTTTCAGGAGGTCATTTTGCAAATAGCTAAAACTGCAAGAAAAATATGACCTTGAAACTGTGACACACCCAAGCCCTGATCAATACAGGGGTAAAGCTACACATATCTAATTTATCCACGTAGGTAGTTTTAACTCACCAGGAATAGAGTTCAGGCAGAAATAGAAGCTGGCATGACTCCCAGTCAGAAACTTGACAATTGCTGCATTGACAGTGaacttccttttctccttcccaCTGCTCCTAAAACACTGTACAGTTTGTAATAAGCAAGTTACATTACAATCACTTCATGTTTTGCAACTTTTTGTAGATTTAATGTTTTCCGCTACTGAATTTGACTAAGAAAAGATTATGCCAGACACTAAGAATTTACCCACTCTCCTCTCCTGACAAGAGATTAGGACCAGTCTGTTCTAGGTACAGCTGATACATGGTTTCCTAAGCTCAACAACAGAGATGTCTAGATGTCCCTTTCTGTGTTCTTCAAACTAAAAATAAGTTTTTCAAGTATCATCTCTTTTTGATAGAGTTGATCTCTTAGCCGTTGCTTTAACACCTGACACAAACAAGTGACCTTTTCTAAAAATACACAAGAACTTGCTATGGTGTTGtctcagttttctttttctggtctGGAAAGAACtgtttttaaatgctttcttCATAGAGAAATGCTGCTGAGATGTTTGAAATCATGCAAGACTTTCCAATGTGCCTTTATGCAAAGATGTCTCATTTTTTATCACCTACCTCACACCCTTGGTGGAATCTTATCAGCACCAAGCAGAACATGACGGTCACCATTCTAGGTACAAATATTGTGAATTAACAGATCCAAAACAAAGCATGTCATTACTGACATTTAGTTTCTGACCCATGTAATTCAGTGtatctctgctctgtggctgctTAGCTCGGTGTTCTGTATTTTAGTTTCACACTTTCTGAAGTCCATAATTTTACAGAATAACCTATTGATGATTATACAAACaggaaacaaaaacaacccacaTTGTTTTCTTAACAACCTTAATCCTAAACTTGTCCTTCAAAGTACTCAAAACTTCTTGCAGCTTGGTGTCCTCcacaaaattacaaataggTAATATACATTGTAGCACCCAAGGTGTGGCTGAAGCTGTTGTGTGAATACAAGAGACTTCATGTGAAACACCCCCAACACTGAATAACAGGATAGTTTTAAACCAGTTTTGATAACTGTCTATAGTTAAAAGATTACCTCAGTGATTCCCACCATGAAATCTCATTAACTGGTTTTAATTAGTTGCCAGAAGTTCATGCCTTTAAATAATATGtcctttttatatatatttatctttGTGGGATATGGAAATAAAATGTACAgcaatagcaaaaaaaaaatccacccaaaccAACCCACATATCCCACAGACCAAAAGAAATCATAAACAAAACACAATTTGCCAATGAAATTATGAAGGAGAATAACAACCTTTTTTATTGGCAACAATAGGCTTTAATTCTGTAAATGAGCAAGACAATTTGATACAGACACATTTGGCCAAGTTTTATAACACTGAACAATGTTGTAATCTCATTCAACTTTAAAATTATAGGGAAGCTATTAGAAAAAATACCACAGCCCTTGCTTAAGATTTTCtactggggagaaaaaaaaaggtacttAGAAAAAGGCAGAGTTAATGCAAGGACAAGCGACATCAAGAGGTTTTTCCACTTCATGTGTTGCAAATGACACATTCAGACCTAACATAAAAACATAGACAAAACAAAAGAAGTGTGCAGGTATTCTGGCCAGCAGTTAGTTTTACACATCTGTGATGCAATATTAAATTATCTCTTTCTTTAAAAGGCACATTTCTTTGATGTAAAATTCAGCTTTTGTGGTTCATTAGGACATGAAAATGAAGAGTGAAACAATTTTACCATGCTTGTGCTTTAACAACACAGCTGTATTGGAAGACTTCACCCCACAAAACATACAGTGAAGCTGTATGAAGCTTGTACATCAAGGTACAGGGCATAACCTGAAGACTAACAAGTGGGAGAGGACAGTCTAACAATGAATAATTCAAGTCAGCCATTAATCCTAAGAATATATTCTGTGCTGAAGTTATTATTGCTGCAGCAGGTGAAATgaagagtttaaaaataaattttttatcaGTGGTGTACATCAGAGCAAGTTATTCCCAGACAACACGTAATATAGAAATCACTTTTGGATCACCTCTCTAAATTTATAAACAAATAACTAATAAAGTTTGTCATGAAATTGGTATGCAAGCTTTAGTTCTGAAACGGAGAAACTTGGCATTTAGAAATCCAATTCAATCTCAAAAATCTATTGTGTACATTCTGTTAGTATTGTTCCATTAGTTCAAATCAAACAGGGCTTACAAGGACTGacactgtttcagttttcaaacCGGTCATTTGTATTCAAATTCCGTGACTCTCCATGGCGTAAGACAAAGAAGTCATCTTTTTTCAAGCCATATCTTTCAAGAGCTTCATTCAATTTAACTGGAGGATCCAAGtaatactgaaaaaaatgagaataatATGAGGGAAAAGATACCACTGCAACATTttttttgaagggaaaaaaatctctaaaaaaCGAGGGGAGGAGAAGGATATTTATCAAATTAAAATGTTTGGGTTCATTTTAGATTTTTGGAATATAAGAACGCTGATTTACAGCTGCAGAGTAAGTAGCAAGGCTCAACTTGTGAGCCCGCACTCGGTGCCTCAAGGCAGGAATAGATCCCTCCGTTGGAAGCGCTGCCGCCAGCAGCCGGCGCTTTCCCCGCTGCGCACCCCGCGCTCCCCCCTCGGTACCGCCGTGTTTGTTACATTGCCCAAAGGCACCGCCACGGAGAAATCCTCTGTATTCGTGCTCCTAAATACACAGTAACTTTTGTACTGCGGACACAGTAACACAGCTTATTGGAAACGCTGCGGACAGGAAATGTTCTGTCCACCCATCGCATCCTGTGCTCCCTCCACGCTCTGCCACGGAGCTGCACGAGCAGCAGGGACGGAGCTTAGACGGGACAACATTTGACAGATCAGGTGATCACACTATCAGGAATGAATTAGGAGATAAAGTGGTGCAACTGATGCGAAAACAAAGTTGAAAAACAGCTACCAGACAGTATCAAAATAAATGTAGCTACTTCCTATTCACTGCACTTTCAGTTGCTGTGAAAGTATCTGGGTAACCTTCTTATTAGATCTGTGGACTTAGGGGGCTGTAGAGAGGAATAAAACatcttaaaaaatcaaaaattcagAATAACTCAATTTTTTCATGTCCTTTCTGGTTTTAACTTTGAATCAACTATTAAAAATACTGTACATATTTACTAAACAGATATAATTAATAAATACTGTTTGACCTACTGGTATGCAGTTCTTACTACCTCCAAGTGATGCACCACTCAGTTTGTTTTTATTACTGCATAACTTAATACATAACACTGCAAAATACTGCATGTGTCCTCATCTGTTATGTTCCTCAGCATCTGGATATCAGAAATCCTCCACATTTGCTTCAATAACTCTGTACTCTTTTAACCATGGAAATATTTGATGTAATTGGTTATGAAAAGCTAAGCATTGTTTTGAACAGCAGTATATAGAGTAACAATTTTCACTCATACAAAGTTCACATTTTAAGTTTACATTTACAGATATGACAAGCAAAGCTTCACTAATGACTGTCTAGCACTTGGAAATCTCAACTCATGCTTAGTGTTGCAATTTACCTCATTTGCTAAAGCAAAGGTCCCCCAATGAATTGCTACAGACTTCTTTGCTTGAACATCAATATGGATTCTTACTGCTTCTTCAGGATCCACATGCTGGTATTTCATAAACCACCTACCAAAACAAAGAAGCACTTTTTTTGTGTCACCTAATCCAGTGCAAGATTTCTCCTTTACTGCCATTGCAAAGTACAAAAAGAAATATGTGCTCACCTAATCAAAAAAATCATAAGCATGTACACCTGGACAATATACAGAACACTCAAGATCAGGAAACTAACATATACCAACATAACAGCAAACAGCAGTTCATTTATTGTACTGTCTTTTTGAAGGATATTTTCTTAACACTATTTTCAATAGGTTAGGGCCAAAACTTTAAAtccatctctgaaaaaatttGGTGCTAGCAGTGCACACCAAAAAGTGTGTGCTTCAGAAATAGCCACAGGGATAGGCAAAACAGAAGAGAGAACCTGGCAATTCACAGAATTTTTTACCATGCTGTTTGGATTCCCATCTTTTTTTCTCAGTCCATACGTTCTTTCCTTCCAGCATCATATGAGTACTATCATCTAAATGTTGtctccaaaaggaaaaaagttatCTCTCCTGAACAAACAGATTTTTCACACACTATAACCAAGTCATCCTTGTCTCCAGATAAGTTGCAAAACCAGGGTCAACACTGAAGCAAGAGAAAAATGCAGCAAATGACATAAACTGGAATGGCCTGGATAAAATTAtgctgtttcagaaaaaaaggcaCAGAGTAATTCCAGATTTTCACTCAACATTTTTAAGGGAAGAAAGACTGCTGATTCATCCTTGTTGTCCTTAAGTCTGAAGAAAAAACTCTCCAAAAACTTTATTAAAACTACAGCTATAGTTTTAACTTCTGGGTGTATTTTTTGTCTTCAGTACATAATTTCATTTACGTATATCGCTCAAACTCTGATTTTCTTACCTGGGCTCATAAGCTCCAATGGGGATGGCTGCAAGATCAAAAGGTCCAAACCTTTTACCTATTTgttcaaaagcaaaacaatatCCAGTATCTCCTGCGAAGAAAAACCTGTTCCAAGGTCCCAAGACAGACCAGCTGCCCCAGAGAACCTTGTTATCATCTGTCACAGTCCTTTTGCACCAATGCTGGGAAGGAGTGAAGACAAAAGTGACCGCGTCGTGACCAGGGACACAGTTCTCCTCCCACCAATCCAGCTCGATGACATTCTCGCAGCCGCACCTCTGcatccagggcaggagcccCAGGGGCACGAACCAGCGCAGCTCGCTGCCGAAGCGCTCATTGAGGCCGGCCACGCTGTTGTAGTCCAGGTGATCGTAGTGGGTGTGGCTGATCAGCACCGCGTCTATCCTGGGCAGCTGCGCCACCGTGCACGGAGGGCCTCGGAAGCGCTTGGGGCCCAGGAGCTGAATGGGGGAAGCTCTCTGGCTGAAGATTGGGTCCGTGAGAAACACCAGTTCATCCATTTCCACCAGAACGGtggcgtgtcccagccacgtgACCCGCATTCCAGCTCCTGTCTGCCCAGCATCTTCTGGGCTTCGAACAAAGTAAGGCTGTAACACTGGGAGTTCTTTGTCGAGTTCCTGGCAAAAAAGAACACAATATGCATGAGAGATTTCAGAATGTACTTGGCCATGGAACAAAAACTGCACACAAGGCAAAATCTATACAGTCAAATCTTGTACTTTGTTTATGCTTTTATGCAGAGAACTGCAGCACACACCAGATGCCTTTTTAATGTCCATTTTCCCAGCTACTTCCTCCTCatttatttttaggtttttaCTACATTTACACTTCTCTAAGAGAGTATCCCATCAGACCAGGAGACCTGATAGTGCCTTGCAGTGCTTTCACTGCAATGTCCCCAGACTAGCAGCATCACAGGAAGGGATTCCTCCACCTGAAAAAGAATATGTATACATACACACGCACAGAGTGTTACTCAACAAATACTCAAGTTTAGCTTATGCAACTCAATAATGCATCCTCTTAAGTCCTAGCACAGGTAAGTCACACATGAAAGAAACTGCCATGTTCCCCAGCCACACTCCACTAAAGCTCTGCTAGCTTTTGTCAGGCCCTCTCTCTCTGCCCATCCTCATTACATCTAGAAGTAGCACACAAAGGTTAACCTCACTTGGCTAATGTTAGCTATTACAATTCTGCCTTCTCATCTTGCCAAGAATATAATGAACATTCATAATGAACAAAATAACTTTTAAGATAAACCTTAAGGTACATAGATATGCTTGGTTATGAAAAGGTTCCACCACCTCCTCCCTTATTCCAGCTTGACAAGTTTTGCAGTCCCTGCTTGAGTACGACAGGTCAGAAAACTGATCTGGCTGAACTTAATCCAGAGGTAAAAAATACACAGCTCTCATTTTGATTGGCTCCAGTCAGACTCTGCGAGTATCCTCAAACTGGCACAAAGGAGGCCATGGCTGCACATTACCTACTGAAACTCACTGCCCAACCACCACTCATTCTCTCATTTTGAACCAGAGTTATGCTCTTCACTGCAGGTGGGTTGAAGTGCTAATGCAGAAGTTTTATATGTAATAAATAAGAGCTTTcctattaaaaacaaacaaacaaacaaacagtcTTCTCAGAATTCCTGACCATCTCCAGCCTAGCCACAATGTGGCTAAGGCTCTCCTCCCAAACACTTATGGTCTGAACCCCTCACTTTGCTTTAGAAGAATTTCCACGTGCTAGGGCAGCTTTTAGACTCCTGGTACTCCTCTCCCTCATAATCACAAATGTCCCAGCACTTCTGGTTCCAAGTCAAGCTCTGCCTGCCATGGCTGCTGCTCTCATTCTCTCAGCCTAGCACAGATTAGCACTATCAGGGAGTTTATACAGAGCTGACCTTGTGCTCCTTTACAAGTCCAGCTGATGCTGTGACAGTTCAGGactccaggagctgccttgCTAAACCAGTCCTGACAGCTTCAGGGAAGTTACTTTCTCCACAATATTTTATTGATTTGGAAGGCATATGTTGGGAAAAACAAAGCATGCACATCTCCATCCCCCTGCAATTCTGctgtaaataataaaatattcatgAAATTGCTTTTTCTGAGAGCTAATGGACAAGACATGTTTACTGAAGAAGTTTCATTACTGTCTCCAGGAATGAGAAATAGATAACCTTCTACAAAGCTGAACATAAGGTTAGTACAATTCATCCCCTTAGTTCATACAGGAAAAGTAGGAATCTTAGACTGAGATAAATGGCTGCTTCACCAAGAAAGAAGTCATCCTTTTCTTATCTCTATTTCATTCTAAGTACATGGGAACAACATTGGCCACAGAAATCTGAACTACAAAAGTGTTATACTGTGATATTTCaacctaaaaaaaaatatacacaaAACTAACATAGTATTCAAAAATGGAAATTAGGACAAACCAACAAATTACATATGGTTAAGTCAACAAATCAGATTAtatcaaagaaataaaactcaGATATGGAACTTAATGAATTGTCATAATGCAATTTAGGTCAATTAGtacatttttaatggaaaatgttctttttaaGTAGCTGGTTTTAGAGTCAGACTCCGAATTTTCTCAAAACTAAATGAATTCACTTATTTTTGCTGACATTTGGCACaaattagtttttaaaattagtaTTATACAATATTAATAAACAATATTAAATAGATGAGGAACTGGCCAATTGGCAGATGTGAAAAATCAGTTCTTAAGTGGGACTTGGACATATTCTATGAAGTTTTATCTGGGCtacagttaattttcttcccagcagcacccacagtgctatgttttggatttgtgctgcaaTCAGTACTGACAGCAGACTGGTGTTTTAGctactgctgagcagtgcttccACAGCACCTCAGCCAGCTgactgggacacagctgggacagctgaccccaatcCATCAGAGATTCCCATACCAGACATTGCAGCCAGCAGTAATATCTGGGGTaagaggaggaggtgggggACACTCAGAGTGGATGGTGTTTATCTTCCCAAGTAACTCACAAGGCAGGCAGCCCTGCCTTCCTGGGGATGGCtcacacctgcctgcccatgcaAAGAGAATAAATTTCTTAGTTGGTTTGTGCATGCAGTTTTTGCTTTACCTATTGAactgtccttatctcaacccacaagttactttatttttcccctttcaatCCACTGGGGAGGAAGCAGTGGAGGGTGGAAGAAAGCAGCTGACTGGAACTTGGCTGCCTAAAGCCACAACACATCTGCACTATTAATAAAGGCTTTACAGGGAGTCAGTGGGATTGATGCCATCGAGTACTTAGAATAGTTGATTTAAAGGTAGAACTAATCACTATAAAAGACATTTGTGAAAGTCACACAGACAGGAAGATTGATAGAGCAGAGCACAGTTCAAACAGTAGCTGTCCTGACCTATTGAAATGAAATTCTGTGAACAAAAGTTCAAGACAAAGCAAGAGCACAAAAGCAGTGTAACCTGTACAGAGCTTGTGCTCTCCAGGTTTCTGATACACAGGCTTCTGATCCAAGCAATGATTCCTCAGAGGATGAGAGCACAAACCAGGCATGTTGTTGAGCTATCATGGTAAATCACACCAAAACATTACTTCTCAGTGCAcatgatttgtgtttggggttgtttagttggtttttttttattattattttacaaaAGCACACTAAAATCCCCTTAAAGCAATAAGAATTACTCAACTCATAAGATTTCAAACTAAAACACAAATTCTATTAGCAGTATAGTTCACATGAAATACTTTAAACTCACACAACAGGATAAAGCAATATAATGAATGAAATATGTATCTTATGGAACTTTTATCCTGCTATAATACATTTTGTTCTGTCAGACTAACAAGAAACATATTAAAATTAGAAGAATTATAACAGATTTTTGAAATACAGCAATTATGTCAAATCAGCTACCAACAGAAGTAAAATGTGCTTAAACTGTCTTGTCTTCATTACCCAAGTAATACAAAAAATTCCTCCTGCTGTGTCCCTTCCCCCTCCCCGTTCTTGCCCTCCTAATGCAAAGCAAGAAAAAACACATGACAGGCTTTGGTAAGACTGATTagcttgggatttttggtgctTAGTGCATACTGGAATACCACAGGAtttacagaaatgaaaacaatctAAACTGCTGATCCAACAACTAATAATGAAAGATCCTCCAACAGCACTGAACAAAGTTATTAATAAAGCCTGTAATGAAAATACAAGGAGTGCATGTATTCTGGATGATGATCCAGGCTCGTTGTGTAGGCATGATTATAATACATATAGCTTTTCCACAGTGAAGCACAAGCACAGATCCTGGATAATGTGCTCCTTTTTACATACACAAAGCACTTGGTACAGATAAACTGAACCTGCCCAGCATAGCAGGGCATCACCAGGCTCACCCAATGTGGAAACTGAAGCAGGGATCTGGCTCAGAGGATGTGACATCTAGCAGTGATAAATAAAGTATGGAGCCCTTAGTCTGAATTTTAAACAAGCTCAGATGCACTTCACAGGCTGATGTAGGGGTGGAAGAAAACTGGTTGAAACAAGCATCAAAATGACTGAGGACTCCAGAAGTGCATTTCATTGATCCCTATCTaggtttttctctttctgaTTTACTTCACCAAACTTGTGAATAATTACAGGCACCTAATTAAAAGATCTCCtatgcaaaaaataaaattagccCATGATTAATCCCAGCTGGGTCAGAGAGATGGCTTTTTGGCTTTTCAGCTGGTGCCTTGTAGATTTCTTTGTGATCATCCTTTATTGTAGGGACAAACTGTAAATTAAAGGGGACTGCTGCAGTTCTGCATCCCATCagagtgctgcagctctgcacccCACAGTGCACCTCAGCTTTGCCTTCAAGGGACCTCAGTCACTGCCCAGCTTTCTGACTGGCACTGGGAAGACATGAAGTCTGTTCTACACAAACCAAGGAGGGCAGCAGTCAAAGGCAACTGAAAACTTACAGATGTGCATTTCATGGAAATGTGGCCAGCACACTGTCTAGAAAGCTGTACACACTGATGCCACCATGGTCACCACAAGGAAGAgaccaaattttaaaaagtaaattgcTGGAAGGGATCCCAA
This region of Zonotrichia albicollis isolate bZonAlb1 chromosome 4, bZonAlb1.hap1, whole genome shotgun sequence genomic DNA includes:
- the NAPEPLD gene encoding LOW QUALITY PROTEIN: N-acyl-phosphatidylethanolamine-hydrolyzing phospholipase D (The sequence of the model RefSeq protein was modified relative to this genomic sequence to represent the inferred CDS: inserted 1 base in 1 codon); the encoded protein is MAPGLPLSLRHGPPXAILLTAPLPGAGPGRVVPSARHDEGPGRVVPSARHDEGPGVAEPRLAMAGRRALWSYSVQLAALPSAAGWSGGTPQPFNSSYRRPTEPPPWKGWSGTMEEEEKGDETLQGRQQQPRSSPEKGMDKNTDEEQPSTSCNQYPKEAVKRRQNSGRASGASDLSRTFRKSFRLDYRLEEDVTKSKRGKDGRFVNPWPTWKSPTLPNILKWSFMEKNNSNVPRSKQELDKELPVLQPYFVRSPEDAGQTGAGMRVTWLGHATVLVEMDELVFLTDPIFSQRASPIQLLGPKRFRGPPCTVAQLPRIDAVLISHTHYDHLDYNSVAGLNERFGSELRWFVPLGLLPWMQRCGCENVIELDWWEENCVPGHDAVTFVFTPSQHWCKRTVTDDNKVLWGSWSVLGPWNRFFFAGDTGYCFAFEQIGKRFGPFDLAAIPIGAYEPRWFMKYQHVDPEEAVRIHIDVQAKKSVAIHWGTFALANEYYLDPPVKLNEALERYGLKKDDFFVLRHGESRNLNTNDRFEN